DNA sequence from the Ischnura elegans chromosome 8, ioIscEleg1.1, whole genome shotgun sequence genome:
GAAATATCACGTATGCCTATCCTAAGAAGTAGGTATGAAAAAAAccatatgaaaattaaaagtaaagtacTTCAAAATGGCAATAATAACAGcttttctagaaaaaaaattagtaataatgGTCCTGGAATACTATGCACTATGGCAAATCACAATATATCACTCATGCCCATGATGTACTTCAATGTTGTTCGATGTCAATTCACCATCAGAATTTATCACAATCTTAAATTTCCCCTGTACCAAGGtacatttaataaaaaacatgTAAAGTGAAAAAACTGACTAAATTGTAggattttaacttattttctacATAGAAAATGATATGCAAGGTACACTTCATTCCCATATTTCAAGGTTCCCACAAGATTTTGATGATTACAATACTAATGCCTAATCACATTCCTGGGAATTCAACTTGCCTTAAACAATTTGTCGTTTGGTAAATGCTTCTTGGCAAACTCCCGCTGGCACACATATCGAGGATCTGTTTTACGCAAAACAGCATGCCCATATCCAGGAACCACCTGCCCTGACTTGAGCATTTTCCAGATGAACTCCTTCAATTTCTCATCACTAACTTCATCACCCAATTCTTTCTGGACTTTCCTAAGGAAGAGGAgcacctaaaaaataaaattgtattaaagTCATAAGTTATCCTAATTTAAGAATGGATAGAAATACAACATGAAAGAAACATCCCATGAACCTCACTGTAGACTGTATTAGGGAGACTTACCTCTTGGTTAGCAAGGCCATGAAGGGGACCAGCCAAACCATTCATACCTGCGGCGAATGACAGGTATGGGTCAGACAAAGCAGACCCAACTAAATGTACTGTGTGTGCACTAACATTTCCACCCTCGTGGTcactgtgttaaaaaaataaaaagtgacagtgtggcttaaaaagaaaatacaccatCTCACGGatatcagtggtgtaactattgGAAGTTGAGGAGGATAGAAACCCAccaaaaaatccaaaacaaaaaaatatccaaacCAAAGCAATCAAGCAGGCTTTAAATTCAGTAATTAAATGTTTTCGTATTAATTTGGCCACCTTAATTTCTTCAATTTAGTAGTTTAATTGcataattaacaaattttaacagGTTTCATTAATCAATACACCCGGGCTCACATTGCACGCTTATTATAACTCAGGATGGTGTGATATTCCATCTAATCCATCCCCCCAAAAGCcaagtcctagttacgccactgatagacATTAAGTACCTCAAATACCAACCTGTGAATGGTAAGATACAGACGCATAAGCTCTGTAAACTCATGGCCTTCATAACctaacattgaaacaaaattagcACTCCAGTCTTTGGCATTATCAATGGCACCAATGCCTTTGCCATCCCTATACATGTTGCGGTATATGGTGGCGGCCACAACTGGTAGTTTAGCAATTAAGTCCATGGAGTCCTCATAAACATACTGCAAAAGGAAAGATTATTATATagctaaaaaatgtatacatgtaTGTAAATTGATGGCAATGATAAGTATTTAACTACCATGCATTCCAGAAAATTATATCATCAAacattattttggtaaatatcaAATTCTTTCAAACTTCTATGTTTAAGAAAATTTACAGAATATCCTGATcagacaaaataattttcaccacCAATATCATTACAATACAAgggatgaaaattattaatataatcatTTCCATTGACATTAAGTGGTGCCATTACCTCAAAATAGAGCTCTCCAATTATACTCTTCCCTGGATTATAtttatgatgaattttaaaattaacaactATATGTTATCATAAATCTTAAATCTATTACATATGAAGCCTGGAATACTGGAcaggtaaatatttttaagacaaTAATAACAAGTTCAATAGCTACTGGTCGTTTAATAAGGTTATCCTCatcaggtatttaaaaaaaagggaaaaaatgtagATATGTGCATAACAACAACAAGCAAATACAAGATATGTACAAAACAAGCAACTGCAATGTCAATTCATTATCTCCATCCCAGGGAGTATGTGCTGAATTCAAATCATAAGCTACACAGAAGTCTTGTTATCTCTTACCTCCCAGTACTTGGTTTTATGGACTCCATCAGAATAAGCTTTCGCAAATTTACTCTCAGAATTGAGGGCAGTGATGGCAGCACTGAATTGGGACAtagggtgtagattggaggggaAGTTGTTAAGCATGGTGACAACATGTGATGGAAGCCCAGCCCTCTTGTTCCATTCTTTGGAAACAGCTTTAACctgcaagaaaaaatgaaacaattgtcAAAATTTGCATTCAGGGAGaccagatttttcttattttctcattAAGGGAAATTAGAAAAATGTAACAATCATCCTGCACAAGTTCTGTACTCAAGTAAACCTCTAATTACTTAACACTCTAAGCTTAAATTAATATGACATAGGTATACAATCAGAGGCAGGAATGAATGATATGCttgattttattacatatttatattcaCTTCAGAGCAACTACTGTCAAATTAATGGTCAAAGTGAATGAACCAAATAATAATGATGAACACATAGATCAACAAGCTAACATATACAATGAACACTTTTTTCCTCCATCAGCTATTATAACTGATTATTGTAGTTAAAATAATACTATGTATCTCATTTGCATTTTATCTAAGGTTGCCAACAAAAGTAATTCATTATCATGAGGATCAGCTATCCAAAATGATCAAAGGTAATGAAAAAGCATATGAACTATCAATGGTAAAATGCTATCCATCATATTTTATGGACCAACAATCCACAAGGAAGACTAAAAAAGCAATTCTTCATCTTATACATACTTGAAAGCAACAAATCTTTATTCCACTGCATCTCGATCAGATTCACCATTTaaagtaatatataatattttttttgttgaatacATCATGCACCATGgtgataatagaaaaaaaacacaactaCTAATTTCCCAGCATCAGTAAAATACTATACTATACCTGGGCATCAGTTGGAAGTTCACCAGTGACCAGGAGCCAAAATAGACCCTCTGGTAATGGTTCCTCACCACCCTTGGCCTTGGGTAGGAGTTTCTGGCAGTCAGGAATGGTGTAGCCGCGGAATCGAATACCTTCTTCTGGGTCAAGAACAGATGTTTCAGTTACCAAACCCTTGATACCACGCATGCCACCATACATCTGTAAAGGAGAGCAAAGTGTATAAATATCAGGGGTTCCATTTGCCATTTGACAGTTGAATTATAATTTATAGGATGGAAAAAACTGAATAAGTACTGATAAATGCACCATTGGTACCATCATATTATCAATTCTAATGTTTTTAACCTCTTTCCAACATGTTTGATTCCAATTTTAAAAGCATTTCATTTTAGAATCAATAAGATTGCATTCAAACAGAACATATAAGGTAACAGAACTAGTGAGGGCATTTTTAGAGGCCTTTCACATGTAGTTAAGGTATTGCCTGTCATGAATGACAGCCATAAAAAAGTTGAGTTGGATCGATATCAttacatgggaaataaaaatatcttgttattagtgaaaaaaaaatctactCATGTTTTCATGCACTCCATAGGCTTTCTAACTAATAAACTCCTAAATAGAGTAATACAAGAATGCATCTAATTCCAGGGTAAGTTTCACCAAGAGAACCAACTTTTAAGAAGTTGAAAGATAAAGTTTATCTGTCAAGGCCATGTGACATTCataacagtaaatatttttgattttttttttaaatttccaattataGATTATTATATTACTAGCTGACCTGGCAAATGTTGTTTTGccacataaattatttctagtaaatactttggtggtcaaataaaaaataactaacttagtGTAAGTGTGTGGGGATATGGTACAAGACTGAAAGAGGAAGATGCTGTGAATGATGTTGACCTATACAAAACAgtacacattcattttttttaagtcattGTAATTTACCAacgttagtacgtaggtgcatatCATTCTCCCAAATCACATAGTCCTACTTTTGGTTCTGTCCAAAGTGtccttatttcattaccattagttagaatcatgcaacttctgtggttgcaAATGCTGCTGGGTAGACAAAACCTTTGACTCGGTCTGGTAAAACTTAACTTAAAGGATTCTAGGCgcgaccggagtttaagccccttgtcgcattggcggcggtttctggaactatttattgcgaaaaaacattatcgaaaccattgataaaacgatttcccgttccttttagtgcaacccgtcctacccaacccgcccgggcgatcttacgtggataaatatttaatattaaatatatatattattatatttatatagtttatttttcctaaatagttctagaaaccgccaccaatgcgacaaggggcttaaactccggttcacccgGATTCTACTCTTACCTATTGATAATCTTGGTGCAAAACATTTTTCTGGGGTATGCGTTCTGTAAGTTCATCCCGAGTGCGATATATAGATATCATTGTTTCCATTCTTTGCAGTTATGTATGTATACCATCGTCAGACCTGCTTTGTTCATTTACCTAAAAATCCAGCCATGTGACCATAATTCCCAGTTCCAAGTTCTCTGGGTATTATACTTCCCAAACAAAAcctggtggcctgctagtaatcaataaatttcaaatgacatctctatcacaaataatgactataaaaaaaaaaacaatatcaaccTGTTAGTTCACTggattgtacaatatttttagtaaatctatctttagccaaaacgaacaaactggattgtttacGCATGCGTGAACATGCCACGCATAATTGTCCGTATGAAGAACACAGTGTGCCTCAAAGCCACAGAAAGACAttgtttggccttgagacttgtcatagcgaatgccaatctaatcggaaattgaacccgtttgtattcaattggcacatctgtcagAATAGGGATTCAtggtaatacatctccttggaacatgctattcataatttatggtactagaaagagatttcaaacgacataaacaatactgacggtcgtcaaggagacagtaagccaaaaacgctaaaatttcagctttttaatgttttttttttctaaattcaccgttAATCACGtggaaaaagaaattcaattgaaaGAATAAGAAtaagcatttctttttctttccaatggtgtATGTCTCAActaaatgtgaccattatcactgatttaaatatgcaaaagaaaaaaggtctgcaggcattaaaaacgaactttacacGTATTTCTTATgcaaatgactcagggcccattgTGAATTCCACGGTCCATATCTACTGGAGAAATTGGCATTAGAAAGATCGCTAGTTCTATTCAAGAGCAAGTAGTAACAAAGTATCACAAAGCGAAGCAGGCAGCACATATGAGGGAGTTGTAAGCTCCGGAAGACCTCATTTACGTCATTCTTTCTGCCATCGAGTTCTCGCGATACCTAACGGAGGCCCGCCTGGGGTTGAGAAGCTTATTCCTCAGCGCCCAAGCCTGAGGTGCCGTTGTCATTGTCAAAAAAAGCTTCCAACTGCACGATGACGTGACGTGACTTCGTAATATACTCATATACTGGAATACTTCGAATATAACAATCGCGCGACTCATTCCGCAGAGCTTGTGATGATATAAAATAGTCATCATTATCtaaaaggaatttaaattgcAAACGCAAGCGCACACGCGTAAACCCGCTACGCCAAACGACTGAGAACCACTGTCATGAGCATAAAACGGGTTATTCACGTGAATATGAGTATGGGCAGCCTTTCAAGCAATTCTACGAGCGCAGTCGAAACATTTTCTGCGGCATATCCAATTCACATTATTACTCTACAGTCCTTCAGGGCAAAATGCAGGCAATGAGCACTGCCTTTCCGCACGTATTCCGTATTCGATTAATGGCATATTATCTTGGGTCGAGTCAAAATGAATACGCAAATTTCGCATAAAAATCTACCACTGAAAAACCGACCAACATCGCAGCAGTGAAAAATATTGGCTTCATTCTgatttataaaaagaatttaaatgcattaatcAGAAACAGAAGTCAGCCAACATATTATTgtttcgtaatttaaaaaaattaaaagaagatctgataggagaatagatAGGAGAGATGTGTCAAACCAATCGCAGCATTGTTGTccgatgatgataaaaataataaaaacagaagatttttaaaattaaaatcaaagaaaagagTGGACGAGCCGAAGCCCCCATACGAGCGCTGCACACGATTTTCCTACCTCTGAGCCAAGAAGTGGAAAATTCGTTGATGATAATAATAGTGAAGATAAAAACAAATACGTTTATAATCGGGTGATAGACATTAGATATGCATTCTGACTTGTTTGATGCCTACACAGAACTCCGATTCAAAAGAATGTCGGGCCCTCCAACCATAAATCAACTTTAGCAACGAATAATTCATTACGCAACTAAGCACGACTGCATGATCCGGCCAAACCAGATTGGTGACAGGTAAAAATCTATTAAGAGTAATTcacatttcgaaaaaaatatgcagAGAATACAGAGATAATGAATGACACGTGCCGAGGAATTTGCCTGCCGGCCGATAATtaattccatgagaaaaaaatagacgGCGTAGGATAATGCATTTCGTCGCGGAAAGCACCAAGGTTACTTTGAATAGAGCAGACGAAAAAGAAAGGCACTGGCAAGAGACAATGGAGCGGTGGAGGGGGAAACATTATGTGCAAGGGTTGAGGACAGAGGGGGTGGGATGAAGTGCTCAGGAAATAGGAAGCTTCGGTGTAGCGTAGTTAACGGCTTGACCTTCGGACGGGATACAAAGAAGCGAGCACACAACAGTGCATGAAGGCACCTCTCTTACGTGAATACGCGAAGAATATCCGGTAACACGTCCTTCAGCCGGATCAACGATGCGTTATTACAATTTTAAACTATCGATTATAAATCGCTCACATCCGAGCAATCAGCGAGGCGTAACGTCATATTTTCATGTACGATGATTGATTAATTGAAACAAAGGCTCATTCACACCTACCTCAGGTGTTTATGAAGTAAAGAGACGCACAAAGTGGCATTACTAAAAATACGCATAAAAATCAGTCACCGGCAACATGGATCAGTCCCGAAATCGTGATTACACATCAAAGGAAATTAAAGTTAACTCTTTTGAAGAACAATGTAAATAGTTCTCATCACTGAATGGAATAATATGGAAGATGATGATAAGTGATACTGCACGCTTTTATTAGGTAGAGTGGGTACATACTTTTCACGGTGGTAACacaaaactgatttaaaaaatttccacgtTCTATTTGGGATGTTTTCACACTTAAAAGAGCATATTCAATGGCTCTTACCGTTGAGATTCACCaaataatttccaagaaaaaacgaattatttccgGTACAATGAGTGCAACTGATCAATATGCGATCAAATAGTGCAAACTTtacaataagtaattttttcacgCTTCTTCACGTTTCGTAACAACACACACAGTATTTACCGGGAACATCGTGCATACTCGAGTACGTTGTGTACACTGGCACATAGGATCATACACCCTGGAAAACGAATGAGTATACAAAAATATACTCGTACTTTTGGGTACAAAAATTCTAGAGTATGCGCGAATATTAGGTGTATCCAACGATAATAGTTATACCATAAGATAATTACGAAATTTCCAGATATACAACTTGACCATTCATTCGACACTCAAATCGCTAACAATTTACTGTACGAGAACAAAAGGCGTGACAGAAAAACCACTAGTCAACCGCTGTCTCAGGAAATGAATCGACATTTCTATCACTAGGGGAAAAAAGACGGCGTTTCCCGGCAGGTGAAAAGTGATTCGTCGACAAAATAGCACACGCGAGTAGATTTGCGTCACGAAAGCCGAGCCACTTGTTTAATTATCCTGGAGCGGTGAGAAGATCTGTAATTATCACCACAGTGTTCTGCGTGCGAGAAGTAATGGCAATACATTAACACAAGAGTACACGCGCCATCACTACCGCAGACTGGTAAACCCTAAGGCCTCAGGACCCAATCAAAGTGTTGCATAAATCCATACCTCGTACACGAACCGCTCAAGTCACGCCTCAATGAAACCGAACCCAAGTCTCTATCTTATACTTTTTAGTTGGAGgcataaattaattaacaaaaatattatttttaaactattttaattttttccgggtgaataatattcagaaattcttctcgggctctacaccagtttttcagtcgtattggccgacgtttcggaaaacgacttgtcttccattctcaaggcgtgtttATGTCCGACTGTCCAAATTCGCACTGAACATACatataaattgataaattcaCGATATTAATTGCTAAATAGCGGATCAAGTTATCAAGGGTAGTCCAAGATCGATGACAAACTATAAAAGCGAAAATGAAATGAGACGCTAACTATCGTCCATGCTTCAggatctcaaatatcaagaaCAACATAAACAGACTACACGAGAGGGTATAATTGAATGTTTACGTTGATATCCGAACTACGCGGTTCAATAAAAATCGCACAAACACACAGGGGTCAGACCGCGTGGAAGGAATTTGCAAAGGCACCGAGAGAAAACGCCTACTAGCGACGCTATCTTGCGGCTGTTCAGTCTTGATAAGCGGAGAACTGGCTCGTTATCGGATGACTATTTACACTTCCTTCAACCAGAATTTTAACACAAGACGCCCATGCGGCACCGACCTGAGATACCCGAATACTTCGTTTCCACTAAATTTACGTACCTACTACAAACTGACAAATATTAGCAGAGACACCAGGCATACTCGGATAAAATGATTATTacaatgataattataaaaaaaggagccCTCATTGACAATATAACCCAATAAGGTCTTCACCAACAAACCATGagctagtttttatttttcaaaatcgccGCGAAGTTTATAATAGCGATCGATACAACACTAGCGATTCACCCAAAATTATTCGGGGGTGTTCATTTGTCCTTTTTATTATTCTCAGACTTCATTCAGCTTAGCGCAAATCCATGATGGTATAACACAATCCGTCGTGGTTGAGAAATTAAGTCATAAAAAAGGCATAATAcaaattttacgtaaaataaaaaatttaaaaacataatgaCAATGCGCGGGATCGGGTCGGATAGAAAACTAACATTGTAAGTGATGACAGTATTTCGAAGCAGCTTGTAAAATTATGTAGCAGGTACCCTAGGGAAAAAGTCTTCTGAAGATTTGAAGGATTAGGAAATACGCATTTTTAAGTTCATGCAATAAAAAGACGTAATATCGGCAGCTTTGGGAGTAACTTTGCATGGCACCAAAACCATTTCCGCGATATATTTCACGCTAACGGAGAGTAGAACAGATCcaagaaataagtttaaaacttAAACCACACGTCAGTTACATAAAGAGCCGTTtcacaaattaagagagatcGCCGTCTGGAAACGTGAGCCGACATGCGGCAAAAATTCGATGACGGCTACGTCTGGGTGAAATTTTCACTGCATGCGGCCACGCCGAATGTCTCCAGGGGGCGAATCGGtctcttatgataaaaaaattgaggccCAAGAATAAACGGATGATGTCCAAACACCGCGTGCCGCTCGCCTATTGAGACGGCAGGCGGGTTAGTATTCAACTTTAGATTAAATATGGAGTACGGATTacagtattgaatatattttGGGAGTTACACGATCTTATTAGAAGCATAATCGCGGTCGGCACCGTGATGTGGACTATTTCTCGGTGGCCACATCCAAGGGTAACTGCTGCATCACGAATAAATTTCAGAAAGGAACAGGATGACTGAGAAACACAGATTATGAAGAAATGGGGATGTGACAGCAATTATTGAGTGAAAAGGATAACCCGGTACGATAAGAAAGAGAGGAAAACGAAAATGCTGGATTGCACTCAATATTTCACAAAGTGGGAAACAGTTACAGAAGCACCGAGATGGCAATATAGGATTTAATGGTTAAATAACCTTTTTCAATGGAAGGTAGGGTCTAAGTTTGATTAAAGACCGACCAAACGATATACGACGGGTAACTGTAGGAAATGACCTACGATAATAGATTTCCCAGGAGCATCGtgaagaggaaaatgaatttaGGTTTTCCAGATAATTTAACATTAATGAGTGACAACGTAAAGCTTATTACTCCAACCGAGTCATAGTAAGCAATACTTGTGACGTAATGTGGATTGGCGACTCTCTAGGCTTATGCGGTAACACCAACACGGAAATTCTCTTCGGAGACTAATTACTGTCAATAATTGAGATCGTAGTTGATTCCATGTCGAAGACCGGAAATAGGGAGAGCAGCGTTCGAAACCAGGTCAAGTCATGCAATTTTTTCACCGTGGACTTCTCCCTTTGAAGCTTATATGACAGTGGTACTCGAAAAGACAATGTTAAGAACGGGTTGTACAAAAATTAAGGGGTGTTCGAGGAATGAAGAACtagttatgtaaataaaaatcaaaataaaactaaatggaTCGTAAGAGTCTCGTTACACGATACACTAACATCTATAAGTAAATGACTATATGCACGAACGCGATAATGAACGGGAAAATACACATTGTAACCACCTAACTCGTACAAatctacgaaaaaaatataacctgttccAATTCGATTTTTGCATTCGTGCATGCTTAGTTGAGGACAACAAAAATAGTTTTGCGCGTATCCCTTCCGACTGAACGCGCCTAATGTACCCCCTCCTAAATTAACCCCTCACTTTttcccccaaatatttttctggcTAAGAAGACCTTCAGTTGGTTGAAAAAACGGGCGAGGTGATGGCGCTCACTGGGCCATCAAGGTAAATGCCCGCACTAATAAGTTTCCTCACAATGGTCAACATTGGAAAAACAAGCCTGCTTGTTTACACTCGTTTGAGTGGAAGCGTGAAATGAGAACCGAGACGTCTTACGCAACCTCGAAAGGCAGAAAAGAATGGGAAACATCAACACCCGTAAGTTTCGCGATATCTCGTTCACGTCAAAGGCGACGCAGCCTATCAGGAATCATGGAGATGGCACGTAAAACGTAGAGTCTGCACGTCAAACTTTATGCTCTCCGAACTTGAGTCAAAATACAGACGAGGTAAGTCCAGTAGCGATCGTAGAATTTGGAAATGATTACGTCAGAGCCTCTAAAAGCCTTGGATGTATTTATCTGAAGTTAGATTAAAATTATTGACGTGCAATGAGTCGCCTATGCCAAATCGTCCACACCTACAAAACCCTGTCACCCTAAGATGTACCCTTTGCTTAGTAATGGTTCATTTAAAATATGATCGTCGATTTTCCCGgcatgtaaaacaaaaaaaaattctcttcggCTTTCCAGGCAGATCAAGCAATGATGGAGTTCAGAACTCAAGCAAGAATTCTGCGTGTGATccgaagaaaaaaatcaggaaataagGCGAGTTTTACATATGACTGCAATAGGATTAGTACGCATTGCTATGTGCTACATGTACGCTTCACGTTCAGGGAAAAAGCTTCTTTCGTGAAGTGTTCAAGGCTTCTAAATTTAACTGATACCTTGCGAGGACCCTTCCGGGCGATTGGCAGAGGGTCAGCGTACGTACCC
Encoded proteins:
- the LOC124164004 gene encoding probable citrate synthase 2, mitochondrial — encoded protein: MALFRLVTSRVIFSSQVNPSVCVLLRNLSAESTDLKEVLSAKIPKEQEKIKAFRQKHGATKVGEVTVNMMYGGMRGIKGLVTETSVLDPEEGIRFRGYTIPDCQKLLPKAKGGEEPLPEGLFWLLVTGELPTDAQVKAVSKEWNKRAGLPSHVVTMLNNFPSNLHPMSQFSAAITALNSESKFAKAYSDGVHKTKYWEYVYEDSMDLIAKLPVVAATIYRNMYRDGKGIGAIDNAKDWSANFVSMLGYEGHEFTELMRLYLTIHSDHEGGNVSAHTVHLVGSALSDPYLSFAAGMNGLAGPLHGLANQEVLLFLRKVQKELGDEVSDEKLKEFIWKMLKSGQVVPGYGHAVLRKTDPRYVCQREFAKKHLPNDKLFKLVAQLYKIVPPILTETGKVQNPWPNVDAHSGVLLQYYGMTEMNYYTVLFGVSRALGTLASLIWDRALGLPIERPKSMSTEGLLKMEADKLEESTIKRSSFRLH